A genomic region of Limnohabitans curvus contains the following coding sequences:
- a CDS encoding ArsR/SmtB family transcription factor, protein MKKQKILETQVVEALAALAQGQRLRAFRALVVAGKEGLTPSALAALLQIAPSALSFHLKNLSHAGLVSAEASGRNLIYRAEFARMNDLLTYLTQDCCQGQSCAVVPETSKTCC, encoded by the coding sequence ATGAAAAAGCAAAAGATTCTCGAGACACAAGTGGTCGAAGCCTTGGCAGCGCTGGCACAGGGCCAGCGTTTACGGGCATTTCGCGCTTTGGTAGTCGCTGGCAAGGAAGGATTGACACCGAGCGCGCTTGCCGCTTTGTTGCAAATCGCACCCAGCGCTTTGTCCTTTCACCTTAAAAATCTGAGCCATGCAGGCTTGGTCAGCGCGGAGGCCAGTGGTCGCAACCTGATTTACCGTGCCGAGTTTGCACGCATGAACGACTTGCTGACCTACCTCACCCAAGACTGCTGCCAAGGCCAATCGTGCGCCGTGGTGCCCGAGACATCGAAAACCTGTTGTTAA